One Gadus morhua chromosome 1, gadMor3.0, whole genome shotgun sequence DNA segment encodes these proteins:
- the LOC115547082 gene encoding protein Wnt-5a, translated as MNLGWGRVSRALGWPSGSLLDSRRCVVALTLLTLIMQVVVEANSWWSLAMNPLLIPEAYIIGAQPLCSQLVGLSQGQKKLCQLYQDHMQYIGEGAKTGIRECQYQFRHRRWNCSTVDNSSVFGRVMQIGSRETAFTYAISAAGVVNAVSRACREGELSSCGCSRAARPKDLPRDWLWGGCGDNLNYGYRFSKEFVDAREREKSYPKGTAESARLLMNLHNNEAGRRTVSDLAHVSCKCHGVSGSCSLKTCWLQLADFRKVGDALKEKYDSAASMKLNSRGKMVQMHSKFNPPTSHDLVYIDGSPDYCLLNHTTGSLGTVGRLCNKTSEGMDGCELMCCGRGYDQYKAQVVERCHCKFHWCCYVKCKRCTKTVDQFVCK; from the exons ATGAACCTGGGCTGGGGACGTGTGAGCCGGGCCCTGGGCTGGCCCTCGGGCAGCCTGCTGGACTCCAGGCGCTGTGTGGTCGCCCTCACGCTGCTTACCCTCATCATGCAGGTGGTTGTGGAGGCCAACTCCTGGTG GTCCCTGGCCATGAACCCGCTGCTCATCCCCGAGGCGTACATCATCGGGGCCCAGCCCCTGTGCAGCCAGCTGGTGGGCCTGTCCCAGGGCCAGAAGAAGCTGTGCCAGCTGTACCAGGACCACATGCAGTACATCGGCGAGGGCGCCAAGACGGGCATCAGGGAGTGCCAGTACCAGTTCCGGCACCGGCGCTGGAACTGCAGCACCGTGGACAACTCGTCCGTCTTCGGGCGGGTCATGCAGATCG GGAGCCGCGAGACGGCGTTCACCTACGCCATCAGTGCGGCGGGCGTGGTCAATGCGGTCAGCCGGGCCTGCCGGGAGGGGGAGTTGTCGAGCTGCGGCTGCAGCCGGGCGGCGCGGCCCAAGGACCTTCCCCGGGACTGGCTGTGGGGCGGCTGCGGCGACAACCTCAACTACGGCTACCGCTTCTCCAAGGAGTTTGTGGACGCGCGCGAGCGGGAGAAGAGCTACCCCAAGGGCACCGCCGAGAGCGCCCGACTGCTGATGAACCTGCACAACAACGAGGCCGGACGcagg accGTGTCGGACCTGGCGCACGTGTCCTGCAAGTGCCACGGCGTGTCGGGCTCCTGCAGCCTGAAGACGTGCTGGCTGCAGCTGGCCGACTTCCGCAAGGTGGGCGACGCGCTCAAGGAGAAGTACGACAGCGCCGCCTCCATGAAGCTCAACTCGCGCGGCAAGATGGTGCAGATGCACAGCAAGTTCAACCCGCCCACCAGCCACGACCTGGTGTACATCGACGGCAGCCCGGACTACTGCCTGCTCAACCACACCACGGGCTCGCTGGGCACGGTGGGCCGGCTGTGCAACAAGACGTCGGAGGGCATGGACGGCTGCGAGCTCATGTGCTGCGGCCGCGGGTATGACCAGTACAAGGCCCAGGTGGTGGAGCGCTGCCACTGCAAGTTCCACTGGTGCTGCTACGTCAAGTGCAAGCGCTGCACCAAGACCGTGGACCAGTTTGTCTGCAAGTGA